One genomic window of Aggregatilinea lenta includes the following:
- a CDS encoding substrate-binding domain-containing protein, with protein sequence MNKKLISVFLLLSLLIPVGIGSSVVAQDDDLLFVAINKSADQQYFIDLQDAFTETSEGFGASARTFDAKLDPNLGISLVEDAISAGAQGIAITVPDQTIGPAIAQAAADAGVVLIATDDSILDADGNPVPFVGFNGTDMGTKVGEAAASLLTDSGWLDDSAKKVGVLSVEVQTLSVCNDRTDAEKAAILAA encoded by the coding sequence CTGCTAAGCCTGCTCATTCCGGTTGGAATCGGCAGCAGTGTTGTGGCGCAAGATGACGATCTGTTGTTTGTAGCGATCAACAAGAGCGCCGACCAGCAGTACTTTATCGACCTGCAGGACGCCTTCACCGAAACGTCTGAAGGCTTTGGCGCGTCGGCCCGCACCTTCGACGCGAAGCTCGACCCGAACCTGGGCATCAGCCTCGTCGAAGACGCGATCTCGGCAGGCGCGCAGGGAATCGCTATCACCGTGCCCGACCAGACGATTGGCCCGGCGATTGCACAGGCTGCCGCGGACGCAGGCGTGGTCCTGATCGCGACTGACGACAGCATCCTCGACGCCGACGGCAACCCGGTCCCGTTCGTGGGCTTCAACGGCACGGACATGGGCACCAAGGTCGGTGAAGCGGCGGCGAGCCTGCTGACCGACAGCGGTTGGCTGGACGACAGCGCCAAGAAGGTCGGCGTGCTGTCCGTCGAAGTCCAGACCCTTTCGGTCTGCAACGACCGCACGGATGCCGAAAAGGCCGCGATCCTGGCCGC